From Klebsiella electrica, the proteins below share one genomic window:
- the rlmE gene encoding 23S rRNA (uridine(2552)-2'-O)-methyltransferase RlmE: MTGKKRSASSSRWLQEHFSDKYVQQAQKKGLRSRAWFKLDEIQQSDKIFKPGMTIVDLGAAPGGWSQYAVTQIGNSGRIIACDLLPMDPIVGVDFLQGDFRDELVLKALLERVGDSKVQVVMSDMAPNMCGTPAVDIPRAMYLVELALGMARDVLAPGGSFVVKVFQGEGFDEYLREIRSLFTKVKVRKPDSSRARSREVYIVATGRKP, from the coding sequence ATGACAGGTAAAAAGCGTTCTGCCAGCTCAAGCCGCTGGCTTCAGGAACACTTTAGCGATAAATATGTTCAACAGGCGCAGAAAAAGGGGTTACGTTCCCGTGCCTGGTTTAAACTTGATGAAATACAGCAAAGTGACAAGATTTTTAAACCGGGGATGACCATTGTTGACCTCGGCGCTGCACCCGGTGGCTGGTCGCAATATGCGGTTACGCAAATCGGAAACAGCGGTCGCATCATCGCTTGCGATCTTTTACCGATGGATCCAATTGTTGGTGTGGACTTCCTTCAGGGCGACTTTCGTGATGAATTAGTTCTGAAAGCGTTACTTGAGCGCGTAGGTGACAGTAAAGTGCAGGTTGTCATGTCCGATATGGCACCAAACATGTGTGGAACACCGGCGGTGGATATTCCCCGGGCCATGTATTTGGTGGAGCTGGCGCTTGGAATGGCTCGTGATGTATTAGCGCCGGGTGGTAGTTTTGTAGTGAAGGTGTTCCAGGGCGAAGGCTTCGATGAGTATCTAAGAGAAATTCGCTCCCTGTTTACGAAGGTCAAAGTTCGTAAGCCGGACTCTTCTCGCGCGCGTTCGCGTGAAGTGTACATTGTAGCGACCGGGCGTAAACCATAA
- the ftsH gene encoding ATP-dependent zinc metalloprotease FtsH, with product MAKNLILWLVIAVVLMSVFQSFGPSESNGRKVDYSTFLQEVNQDQVREARINGREINVTKNDSNRYTTYIPVNDPKLLDNLLTKNVKVVGEPPEEPSLLASIFISWFPMLLLIGVWIFFMRQMQGGGGKGAMSFGKSKARMLTEDQIKTTFADVAGCDEAKEEVGELVEYLREPSRFQKLGGKIPKGVLMVGPPGTGKTLLAKAIAGEAKVPFFTISGSDFVEMFVGVGASRVRDMFEQAKKAAPCIIFIDEIDAVGRQRGAGLGGGHDEREQTLNQMLVEMDGFEGNEGIIVIAATNRPDVLDPALLRPGRFDRQVVVGLPDVRGREQILKVHMRRVPLSPDIDAAIIARGTPGFSGADLANLVNEAALFAARGNKRVVSMVEFEKAKDKIMMGAERRSMVMTEAQKESTAYHEAGHAIIGRLVPEHDPVHKVTIIPRGRALGVTFFLPEGDAISASRQKLESQISTLYGGRLAEEIIYGVEHVSTGASNDIKVATNLARNMVTQWGFSDKLGPLLYAEEEGEVFLGRSVAKAKHMSDETARIIDQEVKALIERNYGRARQILNDNMDILHSMKDALMKYETIDAPQIDDLMARREVRPPAGWEDPNGTNNSGNNGTPSAPRPVDEPRTPNPGNTMSEQLGDK from the coding sequence ATGGCGAAAAACCTAATACTCTGGCTGGTCATTGCCGTTGTGCTGATGTCAGTATTCCAGAGCTTTGGGCCCAGCGAGTCTAATGGCCGTAAGGTGGATTATTCAACCTTCCTGCAAGAGGTCAATCAGGACCAGGTTCGCGAAGCGCGTATCAACGGACGTGAGATCAACGTTACCAAGAACGATAGTAACCGTTACACGACTTACATTCCGGTCAACGATCCGAAGCTGCTCGATAACCTGTTGACGAAAAACGTCAAAGTGGTTGGCGAACCGCCGGAAGAACCGAGCCTGCTGGCTTCCATTTTTATTTCCTGGTTCCCGATGCTGTTGCTGATCGGCGTCTGGATCTTCTTCATGCGGCAAATGCAGGGCGGCGGCGGAAAGGGCGCGATGTCCTTTGGCAAAAGCAAAGCCCGTATGCTGACGGAAGACCAGATCAAAACCACTTTTGCCGATGTCGCCGGTTGCGATGAAGCGAAAGAGGAAGTCGGTGAGCTGGTTGAATACCTGCGTGAACCGAGCCGCTTCCAGAAGCTGGGCGGTAAAATCCCGAAAGGTGTCTTGATGGTCGGCCCTCCGGGTACCGGTAAAACGCTGCTGGCGAAAGCTATCGCCGGTGAAGCGAAAGTGCCGTTCTTCACCATTTCTGGTTCTGACTTCGTTGAAATGTTCGTCGGCGTGGGCGCATCTCGTGTGCGTGACATGTTCGAACAGGCCAAGAAAGCGGCACCGTGCATTATCTTCATCGATGAAATCGACGCCGTCGGTCGCCAGCGTGGCGCTGGTCTGGGTGGCGGTCACGATGAACGCGAACAGACGCTGAACCAGATGCTGGTTGAGATGGATGGCTTCGAAGGTAACGAAGGCATTATCGTTATCGCGGCGACCAACCGTCCGGACGTGCTTGACCCGGCGCTGCTGCGTCCAGGCCGTTTTGACCGTCAGGTTGTCGTGGGGCTGCCGGATGTGCGCGGTCGTGAACAGATTCTGAAAGTTCACATGCGTCGCGTCCCGCTGTCGCCGGATATCGACGCGGCAATTATCGCGCGCGGTACCCCGGGCTTCTCGGGCGCTGACCTGGCGAACCTGGTCAACGAAGCCGCTCTGTTTGCTGCCCGTGGCAACAAGCGCGTGGTATCGATGGTCGAGTTCGAAAAAGCGAAAGACAAAATCATGATGGGCGCGGAACGTCGCTCCATGGTGATGACGGAAGCGCAGAAAGAATCTACTGCTTACCACGAAGCGGGCCATGCGATTATCGGTCGCCTGGTGCCGGAACACGATCCGGTGCACAAGGTGACGATTATCCCACGCGGTCGTGCGCTGGGTGTGACGTTCTTCCTGCCGGAAGGCGATGCTATCAGCGCCAGCCGTCAGAAGCTGGAAAGCCAGATTTCGACCCTCTACGGCGGTCGTCTGGCGGAAGAGATTATCTACGGTGTGGAACATGTTTCTACCGGTGCGTCGAACGATATTAAAGTCGCGACCAACCTGGCGCGCAACATGGTGACGCAATGGGGCTTCTCCGACAAACTCGGTCCGCTGCTGTACGCGGAAGAAGAGGGGGAAGTGTTCCTCGGCCGTTCCGTCGCGAAAGCGAAACATATGTCCGATGAAACGGCACGGATCATCGATCAGGAAGTGAAAGCGCTGATTGAACGTAACTACGGTCGTGCGCGTCAGATTCTGAATGACAACATGGACATCCTGCATTCGATGAAAGATGCGCTCATGAAATATGAGACCATCGACGCACCGCAGATTGATGACCTGATGGCCCGTCGTGAAGTTCGCCCACCTGCGGGATGGGAAGATCCGAACGGCACCAATAACTCTGGCAATAATGGCACCCCGAGTGCGCCGCGTCCGGTCGATGAACCGCGTACGCCGAACCCGGGTAATACCATGTCAGAGCAACTGGGCGACAAATAA
- the folP gene encoding dihydropteroate synthase: protein MKLVAQGSTLDLSHPHVMGILNVTPDSFSDGGTHNSLVEAVKHANLMINAGATIIDIGGESTRPGALDVSVEEELARVIPVVEAVAQRFEVWISVDTSKPEVIRESARAGAHIINDIRSLTEPGALEAAAQTGLPVCLMHMQGQPKTMQEAPKYNDVFADVARFFTEHIVRCEQAGIAKEKLLLDPGFGFGKNLTHNYELLARLGEFHRFGLPLLVGMSRKSMIGQLLNVGPTERLNGSLACAVIAAMQGAQIIRVHDVKETVEALRVVEATLSTKENKRYE from the coding sequence ATGAAACTCGTAGCCCAGGGCTCAACCCTCGACCTCTCCCATCCGCATGTGATGGGGATCCTTAACGTCACGCCAGATTCATTCTCCGATGGCGGCACACATAACTCGCTCGTGGAGGCGGTTAAGCATGCCAATCTGATGATAAACGCGGGAGCGACTATCATTGACATCGGCGGCGAATCGACCCGCCCGGGAGCGTTGGATGTGAGCGTCGAAGAAGAGCTGGCGCGTGTGATTCCGGTCGTGGAAGCCGTTGCTCAACGTTTTGAAGTTTGGATCTCGGTAGACACCTCGAAGCCAGAAGTGATCCGTGAGTCCGCACGGGCAGGCGCGCATATTATTAACGATATCCGTTCGCTGACCGAGCCTGGGGCGCTGGAAGCCGCTGCGCAAACCGGCCTGCCGGTGTGTCTGATGCATATGCAGGGACAGCCAAAAACGATGCAGGAAGCGCCGAAATACAATGATGTCTTTGCCGATGTCGCCCGCTTTTTTACCGAGCATATCGTGCGCTGTGAGCAGGCGGGTATCGCAAAAGAGAAATTGTTACTCGACCCAGGATTCGGTTTCGGTAAAAATCTTACCCATAATTATGAGCTACTTGCTCGACTCGGCGAGTTCCACCGGTTCGGTCTCCCGTTGCTGGTCGGTATGTCGCGTAAATCGATGATTGGCCAACTGCTTAACGTCGGGCCGACGGAACGCCTCAACGGCAGCCTGGCGTGTGCAGTGATTGCAGCGATGCAGGGCGCGCAGATTATTCGCGTCCATGACGTCAAAGAAACGGTAGAAGCGCTACGCGTGGTGGAAGCCACTCTGAGCACAAAGGAAAATAAACGTTATGAGTAA
- the glmM gene encoding phosphoglucosamine mutase, producing the protein MSNRKYFGTDGIRGRVGDAPITPEFVLKLGWAAGKVLARHGSRKIIIGKDTRISGYMLESALEAGLAAAGLSASFTGPMPTPAVAYLTRAFRAEAGIVISASHNPFYDNGIKFFSIEGTKLPDNVEEAIEAEMEKELTCVDSAELGKASRIVDAAGRYIEFCKGTFPNELSLNALKVVVDCAHGATYHIAPNVFRELGAKVIAIGCEPDGLNINEEVGATDVRALQARVLAEKADLGIAYDGDGDRVIMVDHEGNKVDGDQILYIIAREGLRQGQLRGGAVGTLMSNMGLELALKQLGIPFVRAKVGDRYVLEKLQEKGWRIGAENSGHVILLDKTTTGDGIVASLQVVAAMVRNHMSLHDLCSGMKMFPQILVNVRFTEGSGNPLEHENVKAVMAEVEAALGNRGRVLLRKSGTEPLIRVMVEGEHEEQVHEFAHRIADAVKNA; encoded by the coding sequence ATGAGTAACCGCAAATATTTTGGCACCGATGGTATCCGTGGCCGCGTGGGTGATGCGCCAATTACCCCGGAATTCGTGCTCAAACTGGGCTGGGCTGCGGGCAAGGTGCTGGCGCGCCACGGTTCACGCAAAATCATTATTGGTAAAGATACCCGTATCTCCGGCTATATGCTGGAATCGGCGCTGGAGGCGGGACTGGCTGCGGCGGGGCTTTCTGCTTCTTTCACCGGCCCGATGCCGACTCCGGCGGTGGCTTACCTGACGCGAGCCTTCCGTGCTGAAGCAGGGATTGTCATTTCAGCTTCGCATAACCCGTTCTATGACAACGGGATCAAGTTCTTTTCTATTGAAGGCACAAAGCTGCCGGATAACGTAGAAGAGGCGATTGAAGCGGAAATGGAAAAAGAGCTGACCTGCGTCGATTCGGCCGAACTGGGCAAAGCCAGCCGGATTGTCGATGCCGCCGGTCGTTATATTGAATTCTGCAAAGGTACTTTCCCGAACGAACTGAGCCTGAATGCGCTAAAAGTGGTGGTCGACTGCGCGCATGGCGCGACCTATCACATTGCGCCGAATGTGTTCCGCGAGTTGGGTGCAAAGGTGATTGCGATTGGTTGTGAGCCGGACGGGCTCAATATCAACGAAGAAGTGGGCGCGACCGACGTTCGCGCCCTGCAGGCGCGCGTACTGGCCGAAAAAGCCGATCTGGGTATCGCCTATGATGGCGATGGCGACCGGGTCATTATGGTCGACCATGAAGGTAACAAGGTCGATGGCGACCAGATTCTGTATATCATCGCCCGCGAAGGTCTGCGGCAGGGCCAACTGCGCGGCGGCGCGGTGGGAACGTTAATGAGTAATATGGGGCTGGAGCTGGCGCTCAAACAGCTAGGCATTCCGTTTGTCCGGGCTAAAGTGGGTGACCGCTATGTCCTTGAGAAACTGCAGGAGAAAGGCTGGCGTATCGGGGCGGAAAACTCTGGCCACGTTATCCTGTTGGATAAAACCACCACCGGTGACGGTATCGTCGCGAGTCTGCAGGTTGTGGCGGCGATGGTGCGTAACCATATGAGTCTGCATGACCTGTGTAGCGGTATGAAAATGTTCCCGCAAATCCTGGTCAACGTTCGTTTCACTGAAGGTAGCGGTAACCCGCTGGAACATGAAAATGTGAAAGCGGTCATGGCTGAAGTGGAAGCGGCATTGGGCAACCGTGGCCGTGTGCTGCTACGCAAATCAGGTACCGAGCCACTCATTCGCGTCATGGTCGAAGGCGAGCACGAAGAGCAGGTACATGAGTTCGCGCATCGTATCGCCGATGCGGTGAAAAACGCCTGA
- the secG gene encoding preprotein translocase subunit SecG — MQEALLVVFLIVAIGLVGLIMLQQGKGADMGASFGAGASGTLFGSSGSGNFMTRMTGILAALFFIISLVLGNINSNKTNKGSEWDNLSAPKTEQTQPAAPAQPSSDIPH, encoded by the coding sequence ATGCAAGAAGCTCTTTTAGTTGTTTTCCTTATTGTAGCGATTGGCCTCGTGGGTCTGATCATGCTGCAGCAAGGTAAAGGCGCTGATATGGGAGCCTCCTTCGGAGCAGGCGCTTCCGGCACGTTGTTTGGATCCAGCGGTTCTGGTAACTTCATGACCCGCATGACCGGTATCCTGGCTGCGTTGTTCTTCATCATCAGTCTGGTGCTGGGCAATATCAACAGCAACAAGACCAATAAAGGAAGTGAGTGGGACAATCTGAGCGCGCCGAAAACCGAGCAGACTCAGCCAGCAGCTCCGGCACAGCCGAGCAGCGATATCCCGCACTGA